A region of Scleropages formosus chromosome 2, fSclFor1.1, whole genome shotgun sequence DNA encodes the following proteins:
- the LOC108931416 gene encoding protein FAM180A-like, whose amino-acid sequence MACGCWTRALVRWGEKGEGRKNDTGRKRSSVSRRSSEGGARCAANDCSRTMDWTAVIILLMCSGAQVCDAQRRTRALYPSAFRVKRGIPSMVNPIFQNSIDDVNLLFEILLAGTQMEDEHSPFSVQDEELNSLRRIQKLQVICDEVIPRKLTDIRRLTSELLRHPGILHREDFERTVLTFVYTAHRMLNTAGHQKDVWTESFLNLYEAIKQDITTA is encoded by the exons ATGGCCTGTGGTTGCTGGACACGAGCACTGGTGCGCTGGGGAGAGAAAGGCGAAGGGAGGAAGAATGACACGGGGAGGAAG CGATCGTCCGTCTCCCGCCGTTCATCGGAGGGTGGAGCACGCTGCGCGGCCAACGACTGCAGCCGCACCATGGACTGGACAGCGGTCATCATCCTTCTCATGTGCAGCGGCGCTCAGGTGTGCGACGCTCAACGCAGGACCAGAG ccctGTATCCCTCAGCTTTTAGAGTGAAACGGGGGATCCCGTCGATGGTCAACCCCATCTTTCAGAACTCCATAGACGATGTCAATCTGCTCTTTGAA ATCTTGCTGGCAGGCACACAGATGGAGGATGAACACAGTCCCTTCAGCGTGCAGGATGAGGAGCTGAACTCGCTCCGGAGGATCCAGAAGCTGCAGGTCATCTGTGACGAGGTGATACCTCGGAAACTGACGGATATTCGGCGCCTGACCTCGGAGCTGCTGCGCCACCCCGGCATCCTGCACAGGGAGGACTTTGAGCGCACTGTGCTGACCTTTGTGTACACAGCCCACAGGATGCTTAACACAGCCGGACACCAGAAGGACGTCTGGACCGAGTCCTTCCTTAATCTATACGAGGCCATAAAGCAAGACATCACCACTGCATAG
- the slc23a4 gene encoding xan_ur_permease domain-containing protein: MAPEKEHNGLDNYAFTGVERFCELPDGEGRQAKDLSEEDDRNRLAYCVTDVPPWYLCIILGIQHCLTAFGGIIAIPLILSQGLCLQHDSLTQSHLISTIFFVSGLCTLLQVTFGVRLPILQGGTFTFLSPSLALLSMPEWTCPAWTQNASLVNTSSSEFVEVWQSRIRELQGSIMVASCFQILVGFSGLIGFFMRFIGPLTIAPTISLIGLSLFESAGANAGNHWAIAAMTTTLIVMFSQYLRRITIPVPTYSKAKRFHTSRVYIFQILPVLLGITLSWLICYLLTVYEVLPSDPSKYGFLARTDIKGDVVGQAPWFRFPYPGQWGVPTVSLAGVFGILAGVISSMVESIGDYHACARLSGAPPPPRHAINRGVGMEGVGCLLAGAWGTGNGTTSYSENVGALGITKVGSRMVIVASGVLMVIMGVFGKIGAIFTTIPSPVVGGMFLVMFGVISAAGVSNLQYADMNSSRNIFIFGFSMFTGLVVPNWIFKNPSAIATGVVEVDQVLHVLLTTSMFVGGFLGFLLDNTIPGSKRERGIVAWNEAHHEDLDDTLESGEVYDLPFGLSSLSSSSSSCMWRMPVCPPIRPRAPTEPQKDSLESREGAGKANATQIIVGVAL; encoded by the exons ATGGCTCCTGAGAAGGAACACAATGGTCTGGACAACTATGCCTTCACT GGGGTGGAACGCTTCTGTGAGCTTCCCGATGGTGAAGGCCGCCAGGCAAAGGATCTGTCAGAAGAGGATGACCGAAATAGACTGGCATACTGCGTCACAGATGTCCCGCCCTGGTACCTGTGCATCATTCTGGGCATTCAG CACTGCCTTACGGCGTTCGGTGGCATCATCGCCATCCCGCTCATCCTGTCCCAGGGACTGTGTCTGCAGCATGATTCCCTCACCCAAAGCCACCTCATCAGCACCATCTTCTTTGTGTCGGGACTCTGCACCCTGCTGCAGGTCACTTTTGGCGTCAG GCTGCCCATTCTTCAGGGAGGGACATTTACCTTCCTCTCCCCGTCCCTGGCTTTACTATCCATGCCAGAGTGGACGTGTCCAGCCTGGACCCAGAATGCCTCTCTGGTGAACACATCTTCGTCTGAGTTTGTTGAAGTATGGCAGAGCCGCATAAGGGAG CTGCAGGGTTCTATCATGGTAGCTTCCTGTTTCCAGATCCTGGTAGGCTTCTCGGGGCTCATCGGCTTCTTCATGCGGTTCATTGGACCCCTGACCATCGCTCCCACCATCTCGTTGATCGGGTTGTCACTCTTTGAATCGGCTGGAGCCAATGCCGGAAACCACTGGGCCATCGCTGCCAT GACGACAACCTTGATTGTCATGTTTTCACAATACCTCCGACGCATCACGATTCCTGTCCCCACCTACAGCAAGGCCAAACGATTCCACACTTCTCGGGTGTACATTTTCCAGATTCTTCCT GTGCTCCTTGGCATCACACTCTCCTGGCTCATATGCTACCTTCTTACTGTGTATGAAGTGCTGCCGTCGGACCCAAGCAAATACGGCTTCCTGGCCCGTACTGACATTAAAGGAGATGTGGTCGGACAGGCCCCctggttcaggttcccctacCCCG GCCAATGGGGTGTACCAACTGTGAGTTTGGCAGGGGTGTTTGGGATCCTGGCTGGCGTGATCTCCTCCATGGTGGAGTCAATAGGCGACTACCACGCATGTGCCCGGTTGTCGGGCGCCCCTCCTCCACCCAGGCATGCCATCAACCGAGGTGTGGGCATGGAGGGAGTGGGCTGCCTGCTGGCTGGAGCGTGGGGCACAGGAAATGGGACCACGTCCTACAGTGAGAATGTAGGGGCACTGGGCATCACAAAG GTGGGGAGTCGGATGGTGATTGTGGCCAGCGGGGTCCTGATGGTCATCATGGGGGTCTTCGGAAAGATAGGCGCTATTTTCACCACAATACCCAGTCCAGTTGTTGGTGGCATGTTTTTGGTCATGTTTGGGGTCATATCTGCTGCTGGAGTTTCCAATCTGCAG TATGCAGACATGAACTCCTCCAGAAACATCTTTATCTTTGGATTTTCTATGTTCACTGGCTTGGTAGTTCCTAACTGGATTTTTAAGAACCCCTCTGCCATAGCAACAG GTGTCGTGGAAGTTGACCAGGTGCTTCATGTGCTGTTGACCACCAGCATGTTTGTGGGGGGGTTCCTTGGGTTTCTGCTCGACAACACGATTCCAG GGTCCAAACGTGAACGAGGCATCGTAGCATGGAATGAAGCCCACCATGAAGATTTGGATGACACTCTGGAGAGCGGCGAGGTCTATGACCTTCCCTTTGGTCTGagctctctctcttcctcctcctcctcctgcatgTGGCGCATGCCCGTCTGTCCCCCCATAAGGCCCAGGGCACCGACGGAACCCCAAAAGGACTCTTTGGAGAGCAGGGAAGGGGCTGGAAAAGCTAATGCCACACAGATCATTGTGGGAGTGGCATTGTGA